The region GGTTGGGGTATTGGCTGAGGAGTGGACTGGGATAGAGGGTGGGGTGTGGGCTGAGTCATGGGCTGAAGCACGCTCAGGGCCCTGCGCCTGGGAGTGGGTGTATTCAGGGATGTGGGCTGGAGAATAGGTCTGGGTCTGGATGGGAGTGTGCTCAGGTATGTGGGCTGGGGAGTGGGTCTGAGCCTGAGCTGGGGCCTGGGCAGGGACCTGGACTGGGACATAGTCTGGGGCCTTAGTCTTGCTCTCTTGGGGCAAGTGGAGTGGAACCATGTCCAACTTGCTCATCTTTGGGAACTGGGAAGATGTCTCTGGCCTGAAGAGCAAGGAAGTTTGGCCTTTTAAGGCTGTGACCTGAGGGACCTCCCCAGCTCCCATCATCCTCTCCTTCCACAGTCCTTGTGGAGCTTCCATGGGAGCCCCAGCATGTCCACATTTAGGTGGCATCCAGCAGCATTTAGAAACCTTCTCATCATTCGTGTCTGGTATCCAGGAGTCAAGGTGGTTAGCATGCCTGAGCAGGAAGCTTGGGCGACGATGGAAGCGAGAAGAGACTCTTGAGCACAGGTTCTTGGGATCCGTGGAGAAGCGCATACACATGGGATGGCTGCCTACACCACTGGGTTGCTTGTCTGCAGAGAAAGTTGGGATGATCAGGGCCTGGGTTCGTTAGGGGCTGAGAACTGGGACAGGGATGGAAGAAAAGGGACAGGCCCACATCCCCAGAAGCCCGTGCTAGAGCCCACTcacctttggggaaaaaatgatggaaaagaaTCCGCAAGGAGCTCTTCAGATGCCTCCAGAGCTAAGGGGAAGGGAGAGTCCAGAGGTAGGGTAAGCCCTGAAGTCAAGCCCTGTCTGGCCATATCCCAGAagccctcccacctcagcctctttgAGACCCCAGAGTTCCCCCAACCCTTCTGCCCAGACCCTGCCCTGACCAGAGTCACCACATTGATCCCCACGTTGAGCAAGATGAAGCTGcccagaatcagaagaattgagtCTCCTAAGTCCTGGCACTTCCTGGGGTTGGTGCTGGAGCACACTTGGGCTCCGTAGTGGGCTCGCTCACCCATGGCCTGTGGTCCCAGGACTACCTGGGCCCCCTGACCCCCACATACTCACTAGAAGCCAGACTCCTGTGATTGGGGGAGGGGACAAGGACTGAGTCATAATGAGGCAGGTAGTTGGGTCATaatgagggaggtggaggaaaaaGAGCCCTGAGTGGAGTTCCCTGGCAGACAACCTGAGCATGGACAGTTAAGTAGTTCCTAGAAGCCAGCACACTTGCCTTCTCAGTCACTCCCTCACTGCCTGCTAACTGACTGGCTCACTCATTCCATCACTTCTGCAGTTTCCACTGATGATCCTTGAActcttacttcttttcctttttttttagacagagtctcaagcttttgtcctgggtagagtgctgtggtgtcacagctcacagtaacctccaactcttgggcttaagcgattgtcttgccttagcctcccaagtagctgggactacaggcgcccgccacaacacctgggtatttttcctttttacagttgtcattgtttgtggctgccagcctcagtgtatgtggctggcgccctacccactgagtacggGTGCCGCCCTTCACTCCTTTTTCTTCAGACGCGAGTCTCTTTATTCCTCTCCCCATGtcctggagttgagtgctgtagtgccatcatagcccccagcaacctcaaactcttgggctcaagtgatccttgtgcctcagccctgagtagctgggactataggaacccgccacaacacctggctagtttttctatttttagtagagatgggggtttttcaccttgctcaggctggtcttgaactcctgaggtcaagcaatcctcctgtcttggcttcccagagtgttagggttacaggcgtgagccaccatccccagccgAAGCCCTTCACTTAGGACCACACTTGAGACTGGGAAGACTTCAGGCTAAGAGCCCTAGGGAAGGTCTGTTTGGAATCCAGGCTTTCTTTCTGCCCTACACTGGGCCACAAGCCTGGATGTACCTAGATGTGGAATCCCTAGGTCTGATTTGACTTGTGTCTTGAGTGGGGCTGAACATCTAAACCCCCTTTGGGAACAGGCAAAGCAGAGAACCAGGGTGGGTAGCTAGAGATTTGGAGCCTGCCAATGCAAGATGTACTTAATGCATGGTACAGGACCAAGAACAGCCAAAGGAAGCCTCACACCAAGAAGAGGACACTGGTTTTTTGTTTCAGGAAGTAAAGGGCAGGGATCCAGGTTGGTGGAAGGAGTGGCGCATCCAAAGCACAGACCACTGCAGTGTTTCCTGGACTCTGTTTCTCTTTATTCCTCTCCCCATGTCCTGCCCCACCGCCCACATTTGCCTGCTAGTCAGCTGAGTGTTGCGGCCCGGGACCTGTGCAGGGAGGGCCTGGATGCTGAAGTGGAAGGTAGTGGCAGTGAGTGGGCCCTTATTCTGCCCTCTTGCACCTGCCTCTTCAGCTCCTGGCTGTCGTACACCTGGTAGTTAACATTGCCCCCTGGATTCCGGCTGAGTGGGATGAAGGTGGTCGGGGGTGAGGCAGCATCAGTAGCTTGGACTTCAGATAGAGGCTGGGAGGAGCGGGGAAGCAATGCTGAGCTAGCAGCTGGCGCCCGTTGATATGAGGTCtctcccagcactgtgagagagGTGGAGGTGGTCAGGGGATACCGAGTGGGTGGAGCCTCAGCCCAGTCCGGCACATGGCGCCGGATTTCGTGGGAATTCCTGGAGCTGTAGCCCAAGTGTCCCATGGATGGGTGGGGACTGCGGTTGGGCTGGCAGTGACCATGACCAGGCAGGCTCCGCCGGTGGGACTGCAGAGAATAACGCTCCCGGTAGCCCTGGGCCTCCTGCCGGGAGTTCCGGGACAGCAAGAAAGGTGGGGGCTCACAGCTCTCCACACCACGCCGCCGCTGATCCCAAGAATCGTACAGTATTAGGCCCGCTGAAGGGTAAGGGCTGTGCCCCGCAGGGACCCAGGTAGGGTTAGGGGGAAGCCGGCGGGTAGGTGGTGGAGATGAGGCACACTGCTCAGCCTCCATATTGCCCCAAATTCGGGATTGTGAGGGGGGCCCATAGGACTGCAGCCTCAACTCAGACTTTGCTTCCACACGCTTGGGCATGCGGCGCAGCTCAGGTGACAGGTAAAGAGAGGGTGGGGGCAGGCTGGCCAGGATCCCACCCTGGCGGCCCCACAGCCCCACGTTGGAGGGCAGGCCCATTCGTGGATAGagcccaccccagcccccacgTGGGTACTTGGGGTATGGAAAGGCCAtgtcatcctcctcctcctccaggtaGCGATCTTGGTCCTCCCCATCAAGGTAGGACATTGGCCTTAGCTGTGACATCTTGTGGCTGTGATGTTGGTTACAGAAGCCTGAGCGGCCATGGGAGAATCGTCTGCGGTTTTGTGGCCTCTGCTGGTGCCTGCAGCGGCCATAGCGGCGACAGCAGAGATGGCGGATGCGACTGCGACTGCGACTGCGGCTTCGATGGCGGCTGCGGCTTCGGCGGCTGTGATGGCGGTTGCAGGGATGATGGCAAGAGGAAGAGGAATATTGTGCGGGTCGGGTCATCTTCACCTGTACAGGGTCCAGGATGCAGTGGATCTGCATGTCCTTGGCCTTGGCTGGGAGGCCTTTGGGGGAGCTTTCACAAGCCTGAATGTCGTCTGGGAGAGGCAAGAGTTCATGAGGTCAGGGCAGTCATCAGGTAAGAGTTGGGAGCACTGGGCTAGGTTTTGGGGTTGtgggagttggggtggggggtcctTTTCCTCTCCAGCTGCCATACTTACTTTTCTGAGTTGTGCAATCGATCATCTTGTCTAAGGCATTCTGCAGCCCATGCCACATCTAGGGGCAGGTGGGGGAGAGAAGGCTTGGCTCTGCACCCTGCAGCACCCCACCCTGGCCCAGTCAAGACTGCTGGTGAAGGAACAGGCTGCAGCTGGctcccccccacacccccagccCTCTTCACCCCTAAGGATTGTCCACAACCATCACTGACCACAGTTGCCACGTTGATGCCAATGTTGACAAGAATGATGAGGCCCAGCAGCAGGAATAAGATGTCCTCAGCATCCTGGGGGCTTTCTTGGTATTGACTGCAGCACCCCGCGCTGTTATGCCATAGTTGGTTCTCCATGGTGGGGGGGTCCTAGGGCCACCTGGGCCACGCCCCCCCCCACCTTCCCAGCCCCGACCCACACTGCACTCATGCTGGCACCTGGAGATACCTACTGGCTGGTAAGGGAGCCAGGTCATAATGGGGCAGGTTAGGGAGCATCACAATGCAGTGGTGGAAGCTCTTCTATTTACCCTGCTGGACTTATTACATGGCTATCTGTGCCTTTGGCTCCCACTTGATAAAGCCTAGTCCCTAGGTACCCCAGAGTATAGTCTGTTCCTCTGTCTTCATGAGGCTTGCTTAATCCCacacctggttcctgatctgaaaaTATGGAAGTCGTGAGTCTTCACAGGGGTTGAATCACACCGTGAAGGATTTCCTCCATTTCATTGTTCTTTAGAGGCATTATGGCAATTTATACAGCCTATTGTCCCATCCCATGCCTACTCTGGGGCCAGCAGGTAGAATGACTGAATGGCTGGGTGATAGCTATAGTCCCCTTGGGGGTTACTTTGCTATAACAATCCCCCTCTATCCTGCCCATTTCCTTGCCATAATTCCTCTAGCATCCATCCCTGCCCAACTAACTTCCTGCCAGGAACTGAAGCCCTAGGTGTTGGTGGTCCCTTAGCCCACTGGCCCCTTCCCTTTGGAGCCAGGCTGACTTCCTTGATGAAGTTTCTGCCCCTCTAGCAACCAAATGCCTAATCACCTGCCCTCCCCTTGAGCTACTACCACTCCATGCTGAGAAAGTGTTAgcttatgaaaaatttcaagagggcggtgcctgtggctcaaggagtagggcactggccccacataccagaggtggtgtgttcaaacctggccccagccaaaagctggaaagaaagaaagaaagaaagagagagatagagaaagaaagagaaaaaaaaaaacaccttaagaaaaccacaaaaattaTCAAAGCACAAAATAGATCTAATTGTTGATATGACAAAAGGAATCTTCAATTTAAACCAGATTCATCACCTGGGTCTGTGAAAGTGGTGCTCTAGGGACCACAGCCATTTACACAGTGAACTGCTCAGCAGAAATAGAGGTAAGGCTGATGAGCACTTGCCATCAAGCCTCCAAAGGCATAGTAGATACTCATACAGATCCACtgaatgtcattagcttaaaatGATCAATAACATTAGTTGAATGTAAATGGAGAAGTAGGGCAATTTGCAAAGGTCTATCTGCTCACATTCCAGGAATCTGTGTAGTGTGGAAGGTGAGGTCCAGCTCCATCATTTCAGTCTGGACTCACAGGGCAGCTTCTTCTCaaggtaggtgtgtgtgtgctcgtgcacacacacacacacacacacgcacgcacgtgCATGTGATTCCAATGGTCTAGGAATAGGGCAGGGCCTGACTCTCCCTGCTGCCCAGTGGAGGAAGGTAGCAATAAGGAATCTGCAGAAATAGGGAGATGAATATCTGCGGACATGAACTTGACCTTTGGTGTCTGGGTTAACCATGAGCAAATCACTTGGCCTccctgagcctctgtctctacattTGTGATATGGTGGACTATTTAGAAGATATCAGACAGGACTGTGCTATCCTGGTGGGGCAGCCCTTGACAGTATCCCCGATATTCCATCTTTTGCTCCAAGCTTGCTCCAGGGTGCAGGAGCTTCAGGTTCTCTGACTGAGAAACTGTGAGGGCCATCCCTCCCCAAAGAAACCAAGGTTTAAGTGGCCACTCCTCAATCGTAGCTACAGCCTAAGCCTGGGCTCCGGCAGTTACCAGGTCTGTGAGAAGCTAGGCCATAGGGATGGGGGGTCTTTCCTCTGTTGCATGACTGCCCAGGGATCTAGGGTAGGATCTAGGAGCTTCTCTGGACACTCAGGAAAACAAGGTAGGGGTAGGTGTGAGCCTTAGA is a window of Nycticebus coucang isolate mNycCou1 chromosome 18, mNycCou1.pri, whole genome shotgun sequence DNA encoding:
- the SPEM2 gene encoding uncharacterized protein SPEM2: MENQLWHNSAGCCSQYQESPQDAEDILFLLLGLIILVNIGINVATVMWHGLQNALDKMIDCTTQKNDIQACESSPKGLPAKAKDMQIHCILDPVQVKMTRPAQYSSSSCHHPCNRHHSRRSRSRHRSRSRSRSRIRHLCCRRYGRCRHQQRPQNRRRFSHGRSGFCNQHHSHKMSQLRPMSYLDGEDQDRYLEEEEDDMAFPYPKYPRGGWGGLYPRMGLPSNVGLWGRQGGILASLPPPSLYLSPELRRMPKRVEAKSELRLQSYGPPSQSRIWGNMEAEQCASSPPPTRRLPPNPTWVPAGHSPYPSAGLILYDSWDQRRRGVESCEPPPFLLSRNSRQEAQGYRERYSLQSHRRSLPGHGHCQPNRSPHPSMGHLGYSSRNSHEIRRHVPDWAEAPPTRYPLTTSTSLTVLGETSYQRAPAASSALLPRSSQPLSEVQATDAASPPTTFIPLSRNPGGNVNYQVYDSQELKRQVQEGRIRAHSLPLPSTSASRPSLHRSRAATLS